A portion of the Sphingobacterium spiritivorum genome contains these proteins:
- a CDS encoding NAD-dependent epimerase/dehydratase family protein, which translates to MKNILITGGAGFIGSNLALKLIDKGYNITVLDNLSPQIHGENPRETSPLYISIKDKVKFILGTVTSEQDWVKAIEGQDAIVHYAAETGTGQSMYEIKKYIDVNINGTALLLDLLVNTQHTVKKVIVASSRSIYGEGKYISKELGAVYPKQRESEFMDAGDFEVKYSGSSALTLVGTDEESKIHPSSVYGITKQNQEQMILTVCPTIGIAGVAFRYQNVYGPGQSLKNPYTGILSIFSTQIKNGNGINIFEDGRETRDFVYIDDVVDATILGLEKDEANNEAFNVGTGMATDVLTVANELKKNYGVDVAVTISGNYRVGDIRHNYADLTKIRRLLGFEPKVTFERGIKSFTDWVNLQEIEVSKYEDSISEMKSKGLLK; encoded by the coding sequence ATGAAAAACATTTTAATTACTGGTGGAGCAGGCTTCATAGGTTCAAACTTAGCACTTAAGTTAATAGATAAAGGATATAATATTACTGTATTAGATAATCTTTCACCCCAGATACATGGTGAGAATCCTAGAGAAACCTCCCCTTTATATATAAGCATTAAAGATAAAGTGAAGTTTATTTTGGGGACAGTAACTTCGGAGCAAGATTGGGTAAAAGCGATTGAGGGTCAGGATGCTATAGTACATTATGCTGCTGAGACAGGTACTGGACAGTCAATGTATGAGATAAAAAAATACATTGATGTTAACATCAATGGTACTGCTTTATTATTGGATTTATTAGTAAATACACAACATACTGTTAAAAAGGTAATTGTTGCTTCTTCTCGTTCAATTTATGGAGAAGGAAAATATATTAGTAAAGAGTTGGGGGCGGTTTATCCAAAGCAAAGAGAAAGTGAGTTTATGGATGCAGGCGATTTTGAAGTAAAATATTCAGGATCAAGTGCATTAACTCTGGTTGGTACTGATGAAGAGTCTAAAATTCACCCTTCATCGGTTTATGGTATAACAAAGCAAAATCAGGAACAAATGATACTAACTGTTTGCCCTACTATTGGAATTGCGGGTGTTGCATTTCGTTATCAGAATGTTTATGGACCTGGTCAATCTCTTAAAAATCCATACACTGGAATTTTGTCTATTTTTTCTACTCAAATTAAAAATGGAAATGGTATTAATATTTTCGAAGATGGAAGGGAAACTCGTGATTTTGTATACATAGATGATGTAGTTGATGCTACAATATTAGGATTAGAGAAAGACGAAGCTAATAATGAAGCGTTCAATGTGGGAACCGGTATGGCGACAGACGTGTTAACTGTAGCAAATGAACTTAAGAAAAATTACGGTGTTGATGTCGCTGTTACAATCTCTGGTAACTATCGTGTAGGAGATATTCGTCATAATTATGCTGACTTAACAAAAATTAGAAGATTATTGGGTTTTGAACCTAAAGTTACGTTTGAAAGAGGAATTAAGTCTTTTACGGATTGGGTTAATTTACAGGAGATAGAAGTTAGTAAATACGAAGATTCAATATCGGAAATGAAATCTAAAGGTTTGTTAAAATAA
- a CDS encoding nucleotidyltransferase family protein: MSTFVNKHIIYKEESVRDALIKLDLIAPSSILFVVDADRKLLGSLTDGDLRRGFIKGLGFENEILEFVQSNPVFIKENEYDMDQLEKYREDLLKIIPIVDANKSIVDILDFSVSKTLLPADAIIMAGGEGKRLRPLTETTPKPLLKVGDKPIIEYNIDRLKSVGIKNIHLSINYLGDQLIDYFGDGSNKSLNIKYVKEEKPLGTIGSVLLVDKFMHEDIIVMNSDLLTNIDFADFYKSFKESDADMAVAATSYHVDVPYGVLEMGDGSAVKSLKEKPRYTYYSNAGIYLLRRNLLSMIPNNQFYNITDLMERVLEMNLKLITYPINGYWLDIGKHEDFQKAQEDIKHIRL; this comes from the coding sequence ATGAGTACGTTTGTAAACAAGCATATAATCTATAAAGAAGAATCTGTAAGAGATGCATTAATTAAATTAGATTTAATTGCCCCTTCATCTATATTATTTGTTGTTGATGCGGATAGAAAACTATTAGGATCGTTAACTGATGGAGATCTTCGACGAGGATTTATTAAAGGGCTTGGATTTGAAAATGAAATCCTTGAATTTGTCCAGTCCAATCCGGTATTTATTAAGGAAAATGAATACGACATGGATCAGTTGGAAAAATATAGAGAAGATTTGTTAAAAATAATTCCCATTGTGGATGCCAATAAGTCTATAGTTGATATTTTGGATTTTAGCGTAAGTAAAACCTTATTACCAGCTGATGCAATTATTATGGCAGGTGGTGAGGGAAAAAGATTAAGACCTTTAACAGAAACTACCCCAAAACCTTTACTAAAAGTTGGAGATAAACCGATAATTGAATACAATATTGATAGATTAAAAAGTGTCGGGATTAAAAATATACACTTAAGCATTAATTATTTGGGCGATCAATTAATTGACTATTTTGGCGATGGTTCAAATAAATCTTTAAATATTAAATATGTTAAGGAAGAAAAGCCTTTAGGTACAATAGGATCAGTTTTGCTTGTTGATAAATTCATGCATGAAGATATTATTGTCATGAATTCAGATTTATTGACAAATATTGACTTTGCCGATTTTTATAAATCTTTTAAAGAATCTGATGCTGATATGGCAGTCGCAGCAACTTCTTATCATGTGGATGTTCCCTATGGAGTTTTAGAGATGGGAGATGGTTCTGCGGTTAAATCTCTGAAAGAAAAACCTCGCTATACCTATTACTCTAATGCTGGTATTTATCTATTAAGAAGAAATCTTTTATCAATGATACCTAATAATCAATTTTATAATATTACAGATTTGATGGAACGTGTATTGGAGATGAATCTTAAGCTAATTACCTACCCAATAAACGGATATTGGTTAGATATTGGTAAACATGAAGACTTTCAAAAGGCGCAAGAAGATATTAAGCATATTCGATTATGA
- a CDS encoding cytidylyltransferase domain-containing protein, translated as MITKDILVLIPARGGSKGVPKKNIKLFSGRPLIEYTLEFANQFFSKEDICVSTDSEEIKAVVENLDFRVPFLRPMELATDYAGTREVLLHGLDFFQQKGVHYKYILLLQPTTPFRDFNTFNTIMDLKSRISDFDMIVSVKESKANPYFNLFEEDDKGLLRLSKSSNYVRRQDCPNVYEYNGAFYLIDTRSLKDNEMRDFQKIHKVVNNESVYNIDIDTPDDWERAELLIKKK; from the coding sequence ATGATAACTAAAGATATATTGGTATTAATTCCTGCTAGAGGAGGTTCTAAAGGTGTCCCCAAAAAAAATATTAAATTGTTTTCTGGAAGGCCGTTGATTGAATATACATTAGAATTTGCGAATCAATTTTTTTCTAAAGAGGATATTTGTGTTTCAACAGATTCTGAAGAAATTAAAGCTGTTGTAGAGAATTTGGATTTTAGAGTGCCTTTTCTTAGACCAATGGAGTTAGCTACTGATTATGCAGGAACTAGAGAGGTTTTATTACATGGTTTAGATTTTTTTCAACAAAAGGGAGTCCACTATAAGTATATATTGTTATTACAACCTACAACCCCATTTCGAGATTTTAATACATTTAATACTATAATGGATTTAAAATCGCGAATAAGTGATTTTGATATGATTGTTAGCGTCAAGGAATCTAAGGCAAATCCGTATTTCAATTTGTTTGAAGAAGATGATAAAGGGTTGTTAAGGCTGTCTAAATCGAGCAATTATGTAAGAAGGCAAGATTGTCCAAATGTTTACGAATATAACGGTGCTTTTTATTTGATTGACACTCGTAGTCTAAAAGATAATGAGATGAGAGACTTTCAAAAAATACATAAAGTAGTCAATAATGAATCAGTATATAATATTGACATTGATACGCCAGATGACTGGGAGAGAGCAGAATTGTTAATAAAAAAGAAATAG
- a CDS encoding acyltransferase, translating to MSIYNFWNRISTRIFTFLLKSHFKSFGSGSFIQKPLKIDGGKNISIEDSVIIAKHVWLGALPLTGRTCQITIGKGSRIGHFNHIYATSSITLGKSVLTADKVYISDNLHSYEDVSVSILDQPIKQCNPVIIGEGTWIGENVCIIGANIGRNCVIGANSVVTKDIPDYCVVVGAPARIIKRYCIETLVWKRTNIYGEFIN from the coding sequence ATGAGTATTTACAATTTTTGGAATAGAATTAGCACTAGGATTTTTACTTTTTTGTTAAAATCTCACTTTAAGAGTTTTGGAAGTGGTTCGTTTATTCAAAAGCCTCTTAAAATAGATGGTGGAAAGAATATATCGATTGAAGATAGTGTTATAATTGCTAAACATGTTTGGTTAGGTGCTTTGCCACTTACTGGAAGAACATGTCAGATTACAATTGGAAAGGGAAGTAGAATAGGACATTTTAATCATATATATGCCACATCTTCCATTACTCTTGGTAAAAGTGTATTAACCGCAGATAAAGTTTATATATCTGATAATTTACATTCATATGAAGATGTGAGTGTATCAATTTTAGATCAACCAATAAAACAATGTAATCCAGTAATTATTGGTGAAGGTACCTGGATAGGAGAAAACGTTTGTATTATTGGTGCAAATATTGGTAGGAATTGTGTTATTGGTGCAAATTCTGTTGTAACAAAAGATATTCCTGATTATTGTGTAGTCGTTGGTGCACCAGCAAGAATTATCAAAAGATATTGTATAGAGACATTAGTTTGGAAAAGAACTAATATTTATGGAGAATTTATAAATTAA
- the neuC gene encoding UDP-N-acetylglucosamine 2-epimerase codes for MRKICVVTATRAEYGLLKPLMDLIQQSAELELQIIATGAHLSPEFGLTYLQIEADGFEINEKIEILLSSDTSGSIVKTMGLAMNGMADVLPRLSPDLLIILGDRYEMLAIASATTIFKVPIAHLHGGEITEGAYDDAIRHAITKLSHLHFASTEEYRNRIIQMGEDPNRVFNVGAIGLDNIRNLKLLTKEELEKDLEIKFLKYNYQVTFHPETLGGLSSMEQFQTLLDAIDKQKDSFFIFTKANADTDGRIINQMIDNYVAKNPEKAKAFTSLGSLRFLSVVKECTAIVGNSSSGILEAPSLYTATLNIGDRQRGRVQADSVVNVSCEPNEILNGFEEVKDVNLQNNLDFVSNPYFKGEAAKNILKVILEHNISIEKHFNTIV; via the coding sequence ATGAGAAAGATTTGTGTAGTTACAGCGACAAGAGCGGAGTATGGTTTATTAAAGCCATTAATGGATTTGATCCAGCAGTCAGCGGAGTTGGAATTACAAATTATTGCTACTGGAGCACATTTATCTCCTGAATTTGGCTTGACTTATTTGCAAATTGAAGCTGATGGTTTTGAAATCAATGAAAAAATAGAGATTTTGTTGTCGTCAGATACATCGGGCAGTATTGTTAAGACAATGGGGCTTGCTATGAATGGTATGGCTGATGTCTTACCTAGATTATCGCCTGATTTATTGATTATATTAGGAGACCGTTATGAGATGTTGGCAATAGCTTCTGCAACAACAATTTTTAAGGTTCCGATAGCACATCTCCATGGAGGTGAGATCACGGAAGGGGCCTATGACGATGCTATTAGACACGCAATAACGAAGTTGAGCCATCTTCATTTTGCTTCAACCGAAGAATATAGAAATCGAATTATTCAGATGGGGGAAGATCCTAATCGAGTGTTTAATGTTGGTGCTATAGGTTTAGATAATATTCGGAATCTTAAACTTTTGACTAAAGAAGAGCTTGAAAAGGATTTAGAGATTAAATTCTTAAAATATAATTATCAGGTTACTTTTCATCCAGAGACATTAGGAGGATTAAGTTCTATGGAGCAATTTCAAACTCTGTTGGACGCTATCGATAAGCAAAAAGACAGCTTCTTTATATTTACAAAAGCGAATGCTGATACAGATGGTAGAATTATTAACCAGATGATAGACAATTATGTGGCTAAGAATCCTGAAAAAGCAAAAGCTTTTACATCATTAGGCTCTTTACGCTTTTTATCTGTAGTCAAAGAATGTACAGCAATTGTGGGCAATAGTTCAAGTGGTATATTAGAGGCGCCTTCTTTATACACAGCAACATTGAATATTGGTGATAGACAAAGGGGGAGGGTACAGGCTGACTCGGTTGTCAATGTATCCTGTGAACCAAATGAGATTTTAAATGGATTTGAGGAAGTTAAAGATGTAAATCTTCAAAATAATCTTGACTTCGTTTCTAATCCTTATTTTAAAGGGGAAGCAGCAAAAAATATACTGAAAGTAATTCTTGAACATAATATTTCAATAGAAAAACATTTTAATACTATTGTATGA
- the hisF gene encoding imidazole glycerol phosphate synthase subunit HisF produces MHKVRIIPRLDIKGPNLVKGIHLEGLRVLGKPESFAEYYYESGADELFFQDTVASLYERNNLQDIISKTAKKIFIPLTVGGGIRNLEDIRQALLAGADKVAVNTAAIKNPDLIKTASKKFGSSTIVVSIEAIKESNGEYFAYTDNGREYSGIRVFDWVKQVQDLGAGEIVITSVDREGTGEGFDEELIKRVVDLVDIPVIAHGGCKSPENVVDVFENCKVDGVAIASILHYDFVQKQSVNEEFAVEGNTNFLKSGASFSKISPCNISDIKDSLFKNKIPVRL; encoded by the coding sequence ATGCATAAAGTAAGAATTATCCCAAGGCTTGATATAAAAGGGCCAAACTTAGTTAAAGGGATTCATCTCGAAGGCTTAAGAGTCCTTGGGAAGCCTGAATCATTTGCTGAATATTATTATGAAAGTGGAGCTGACGAACTTTTTTTTCAAGATACAGTTGCCAGTCTTTATGAAAGAAACAATCTTCAAGATATAATAAGTAAAACAGCAAAGAAGATTTTTATTCCTTTAACGGTTGGTGGAGGCATTCGAAACTTAGAGGATATACGACAGGCATTATTGGCAGGTGCAGACAAAGTAGCGGTCAATACCGCTGCTATTAAAAATCCTGATTTAATAAAAACTGCGTCTAAAAAATTTGGTTCTTCGACCATAGTTGTTTCAATTGAAGCAATAAAAGAGTCAAACGGAGAGTATTTTGCTTATACCGATAACGGAAGAGAATATTCCGGTATTAGAGTTTTTGATTGGGTAAAACAAGTACAAGATTTAGGAGCTGGAGAAATTGTAATCACATCAGTTGATAGGGAAGGGACAGGTGAGGGTTTTGATGAAGAGTTAATCAAAAGGGTTGTTGATTTAGTTGATATTCCTGTCATAGCTCACGGTGGCTGTAAATCTCCTGAAAATGTTGTAGATGTTTTTGAAAACTGTAAGGTTGATGGTGTTGCTATAGCATCGATCTTGCATTATGATTTTGTACAGAAACAATCCGTAAATGAAGAGTTTGCAGTTGAGGGAAACACTAATTTCTTAAAAAGTGGAGCTAGTTTCTCGAAGATATCACCATGTAATATAAGTGATATTAAAGATAGTCTATTTAAAAATAAAATCCCTGTCAGGTTATAG
- the hisH gene encoding imidazole glycerol phosphate synthase subunit HisH, which yields MRKRIVIVDYQLGNLFSVNQALLNVGANVLISSDKEAIRSADAIVLPGVGAFSDAMRNLHDLDLIDVLHQKVNIEKRPFLGICLGLQLLFTASKEFGNHKGLDFISGTVERFNNQNILDFSKVKVPQISWNTISYPSNRSWKDTPLEMIKNETDMYFVHSYYVKPLDQDVILSTTSYGGIEYCSSILKDNIFACQFHPEKSGERGLDIYRKWIQLNKLI from the coding sequence ATGAGAAAGAGAATAGTAATAGTTGATTACCAACTTGGAAATCTTTTTAGCGTAAATCAAGCATTATTAAATGTTGGAGCGAATGTTCTTATCAGTTCTGATAAAGAAGCAATACGTAGTGCGGATGCAATTGTATTACCTGGGGTAGGAGCTTTTAGCGATGCGATGCGAAACTTGCATGATTTAGATTTAATTGATGTCTTACATCAAAAAGTAAATATTGAAAAAAGACCTTTTTTGGGAATTTGTTTGGGATTGCAGCTCCTTTTTACAGCAAGTAAAGAATTTGGTAACCATAAGGGATTGGATTTTATTTCGGGTACAGTTGAACGGTTTAATAATCAAAATATATTAGATTTTTCTAAAGTTAAAGTTCCTCAAATTTCATGGAATACCATTAGTTATCCCAGTAATAGGTCCTGGAAGGATACTCCATTGGAGATGATTAAGAATGAAACCGATATGTATTTTGTTCATTCCTATTATGTGAAGCCTTTAGATCAGGATGTTATTTTATCGACAACAAGCTATGGAGGAATTGAATATTGTTCTAGTATTTTGAAGGATAATATTTTTGCCTGTCAATTCCATCCAGAAAAAAGTGGAGAAAGAGGATTAGATATATATAGAAAATGGATACAACTAAATAAATTAATTTAA
- a CDS encoding N-acetyl sugar amidotransferase produces the protein MKYCIKCVMPQTRPGITFDHEGVCSACQAYERRNLVNYEDRWEELVALCDKFRGMNGPNGYDCMIAVSGGKDSHYQVYVFKELLGMNPLLVSVEDNFKMTKAGVHNLKNISESFGCDLISMKPNIKAQKAMMKYTFEKHGKPTYFVDRYIYTYPLHMAVKFNTPLLVYGENVSYEYGGSNAIETYSAKDQITNGVAAGIEVGELLVDGISLKDLNFFNPPSEAEIEKLEPIYLSYFVEWNSFKNYELAKTKGFHDLTHEWDRTHHVENFDQIDSPAYLVHSWMKYPKFGHASATDYTARMIRYGLLNREEAIKLVNEKDHALDPRSIVEFCEFLDYSEREFWNIIDSHYNTSIFQKDKLSRWKLIDPLS, from the coding sequence ATGAAATATTGTATTAAATGTGTAATGCCACAAACAAGACCAGGGATTACTTTTGATCATGAGGGTGTCTGTTCAGCATGTCAAGCTTATGAAAGACGTAATTTGGTAAATTACGAAGATCGTTGGGAAGAGTTAGTAGCTCTTTGTGATAAATTCAGAGGTATGAATGGTCCGAATGGGTATGACTGTATGATTGCTGTTAGTGGAGGAAAGGATAGTCACTATCAAGTTTATGTGTTCAAGGAGTTGTTAGGAATGAACCCTTTATTGGTTTCTGTAGAAGATAACTTTAAGATGACAAAAGCAGGCGTTCATAATTTGAAAAATATTTCAGAATCTTTTGGTTGTGACTTAATCTCAATGAAGCCAAATATCAAAGCTCAGAAAGCGATGATGAAATACACCTTTGAAAAGCACGGGAAGCCTACTTATTTTGTAGATAGGTACATCTATACTTATCCATTACATATGGCGGTTAAGTTTAATACCCCGTTATTAGTTTATGGAGAAAATGTGAGCTATGAATACGGTGGTTCTAATGCCATTGAAACATATTCTGCTAAAGATCAAATTACAAATGGTGTCGCAGCAGGAATTGAGGTTGGGGAATTATTAGTTGACGGAATCTCACTCAAAGACTTAAACTTTTTTAATCCACCGTCAGAAGCGGAAATTGAAAAATTAGAACCAATCTATTTAAGTTATTTTGTAGAATGGAATAGTTTTAAAAACTATGAACTTGCTAAAACAAAAGGTTTTCACGATTTGACACATGAATGGGATAGAACTCACCATGTTGAAAATTTTGACCAAATTGATAGCCCGGCATATCTTGTCCACTCTTGGATGAAATATCCTAAATTTGGACATGCATCTGCCACAGACTATACAGCTAGAATGATTAGATATGGTTTATTGAATAGGGAGGAAGCTATTAAATTGGTAAATGAAAAGGATCATGCTTTAGATCCAAGGAGTATTGTTGAGTTTTGTGAATTTTTAGACTATTCTGAAAGGGAATTTTGGAACATCATAGATAGTCATTATAACACAAGTATTTTCCAAAAGGATAAGTTATCAAGATGGAAATTAATAGATCCACTTAGTTAA
- a CDS encoding N-acetyl sugar amidotransferase, whose product MKTLETYYGLPSEVKFCKRCVMSNQRPASTVEFKHTKDSKKTTMHFDSEEICDACRTAEQKERIDWERREQELVDLLNKYRSKDGSYDCLVPGSGGKDSAYQAHILKYKYGMNPLTVTWPPILYTDYGYKNWKNWIDSGFDNISFNRNGKTMKLLTKLSIENLFHPFQTFILGQKNLAPKIAAKYGIPLIFYGENEAEYGNPIADNATSLRDKSYYSYNNLDEVFLGGVSIKELTEEYNIQLNDLLSFLPADADELEKSKIEVHYLGYYLKWTPQEVYYYAAENTGFKARPFRTQGTYSKYNSIDDKIDDLHYYTTYIKFGIGRTTYDASQEIRNKHLTREDGVALVNRFDGEFPDRYFNEIMEYLDINPEYFKGELADKFRSPHLWGKDESGIWKLRHNVMGSGLDDE is encoded by the coding sequence ATGAAAACACTAGAAACTTATTATGGATTGCCTAGCGAGGTTAAATTCTGTAAACGATGTGTTATGTCAAACCAACGGCCAGCTTCAACAGTTGAGTTTAAACACACAAAGGATAGTAAAAAGACAACAATGCATTTTGATAGTGAAGAGATTTGTGATGCATGTAGAACAGCTGAACAGAAGGAAAGAATTGATTGGGAAAGAAGAGAACAAGAGCTTGTTGACTTATTAAATAAATATAGAAGTAAAGACGGAAGTTACGATTGTTTAGTTCCCGGAAGTGGCGGTAAAGATAGTGCTTACCAAGCACATATTTTGAAATACAAATATGGTATGAATCCTTTAACAGTTACTTGGCCTCCAATTCTTTATACTGATTATGGTTACAAAAATTGGAAAAACTGGATAGATAGTGGATTTGACAATATTTCATTTAATAGGAATGGGAAAACGATGAAGCTTCTCACCAAGCTTTCAATAGAAAATCTATTTCATCCTTTTCAAACATTTATTTTAGGACAGAAGAATTTAGCTCCGAAAATTGCTGCCAAGTATGGAATACCATTGATTTTCTATGGTGAAAATGAAGCAGAATATGGTAATCCAATAGCTGATAACGCGACATCGCTTAGAGACAAATCATATTATAGTTATAATAACTTAGACGAAGTCTTTCTTGGAGGAGTTTCAATAAAAGAGTTAACCGAGGAATATAATATTCAATTAAATGATTTGCTTTCATTTTTACCTGCAGACGCAGATGAGTTAGAAAAATCTAAAATTGAAGTACACTATTTAGGTTACTATCTAAAATGGACTCCCCAAGAAGTTTACTACTACGCAGCAGAAAATACCGGATTTAAAGCTAGACCATTCCGTACTCAAGGAACATATAGCAAGTATAATAGTATTGATGATAAAATCGACGACTTACATTATTACACAACTTATATCAAATTTGGTATTGGACGTACAACTTATGACGCTTCTCAGGAAATTAGAAATAAACATTTAACACGTGAAGATGGAGTCGCATTAGTAAACCGGTTCGATGGAGAATTTCCAGATCGTTACTTTAATGAGATTATGGAATATCTTGATATTAATCCAGAATATTTTAAAGGAGAGTTAGCTGATAAATTCCGATCACCACATTTATGGGGAAAGGATGAAAGTGGAATTTGGAAGTTGAGGCATAATGTAATGGGGAGTGGATTAGACGATGAATAA
- a CDS encoding CatB-related O-acetyltransferase, protein MMFRRLALYLYWTYRNIKTGTKIFDKSLSSRSKIGKNVMIRGGGEISYVEIGDYSYISGPRSYVEEAIIGKYCSIARQVVIGVSGHNYEWITTSPIITSPDYGIVDRSVAEPQKDCPIIGNDVWIGMNTIVMRGVKIGDGAVIAAGSVVTSDILPYSIAGGIPAKHIKFRFKEDQIEELLKIKWWDWEESKIRDNADIFYDIERFIEVNKS, encoded by the coding sequence ATGATGTTTAGACGACTTGCACTTTATTTATATTGGACTTATAGAAATATTAAAACAGGCACCAAGATTTTTGATAAGTCACTATCATCACGGTCTAAGATTGGTAAAAATGTTATGATTAGAGGGGGAGGAGAAATATCTTATGTCGAAATAGGAGATTATTCCTACATAAGTGGTCCACGAAGTTACGTTGAGGAGGCTATTATTGGAAAATATTGTTCTATTGCACGGCAAGTGGTAATAGGTGTCTCTGGACATAATTATGAATGGATAACTACTAGTCCGATAATCACTAGTCCCGATTATGGTATTGTGGACAGGTCCGTTGCTGAGCCTCAAAAAGATTGTCCAATTATAGGTAATGATGTTTGGATTGGGATGAACACAATTGTGATGAGAGGTGTAAAGATTGGTGATGGAGCAGTTATTGCGGCTGGCTCAGTGGTAACATCTGATATATTGCCTTATTCTATTGCTGGTGGGATCCCTGCTAAGCATATTAAATTCCGATTTAAAGAAGATCAAATTGAGGAATTATTGAAAATAAAATGGTGGGACTGGGAAGAGAGTAAAATTCGAGATAATGCTGATATATTTTATGATATAGAGAGGTTTATTGAAGTTAATAAAAGTTAA
- a CDS encoding lipopolysaccharide biosynthesis protein, with protein MEKVLKYLGNESFVYIIVNILVAFLGFARSFAFIKFFGFGDLGVITMVNTASMLITFFQIGTINGGYRIIALGEIESNVKTNNVIYSYLGTISLIVSFLGLVFWWCEISSFQLIIISVLLGVLLLFNNWLTNCLIASKKLKKLNLTNLISSILGFFSLVLIPSLGLTGALIALLVQPVIFIVLNLNKNTFPTKFDLDIKYLRYILGFGFIPYVSGIFYLSYMQIERWSINSLLGKEALGSLYLFFLILNLWTLIPSSILNIFFPKAIKAYSNGEMEEFRNVLRSDLIAVLGYLVFSIVMILLFLKIMVGALFPQHLPYVSLVYLAIPGLVMKALTDPLALFFNSIVNLKPIFWSDFVSIVVYILSIVFFKVFVDINLNSFIYCFNLYFLCKLLYLFAVYTKVKNNYDV; from the coding sequence GTGGAGAAGGTATTAAAATACTTGGGTAATGAGTCATTTGTTTATATTATTGTAAATATTTTGGTTGCATTTCTAGGATTTGCTAGGTCATTTGCATTTATAAAGTTCTTTGGTTTCGGGGACTTAGGAGTAATTACTATGGTGAATACAGCATCTATGTTAATCACGTTTTTCCAAATAGGAACTATTAATGGTGGATATAGAATAATCGCTTTGGGTGAAATCGAATCAAATGTAAAAACCAATAATGTTATTTATAGTTATCTGGGAACTATATCTCTAATTGTTTCTTTCCTTGGATTAGTGTTTTGGTGGTGTGAAATTTCTTCTTTTCAATTGATTATAATAAGTGTTTTATTGGGTGTTTTGTTGTTATTTAATAATTGGCTAACCAATTGTTTGATTGCCAGTAAAAAGTTAAAAAAACTCAATTTAACAAATCTGATAAGTTCAATATTAGGGTTTTTTAGTCTTGTACTTATTCCATCCTTGGGGCTTACTGGAGCATTAATCGCATTATTGGTACAGCCTGTTATTTTTATTGTTTTAAATTTAAATAAAAATACTTTTCCCACAAAATTTGATTTAGATATAAAGTACCTAAGATATATATTAGGTTTTGGTTTCATACCTTATGTTTCAGGAATTTTTTATTTGTCTTATATGCAAATTGAACGTTGGAGTATAAACTCTCTCCTAGGTAAGGAAGCTTTAGGTAGCCTGTATTTATTTTTTTTAATTCTAAATCTTTGGACTCTAATTCCAAGTTCAATTTTGAATATTTTCTTTCCAAAAGCAATAAAAGCTTATTCGAATGGTGAAATGGAAGAGTTTAGGAATGTTTTAAGGAGTGACTTAATTGCCGTTTTGGGATATTTGGTCTTTTCTATTGTTATGATTCTCTTATTTTTAAAGATAATGGTTGGAGCTCTTTTCCCTCAACATTTGCCTTATGTAAGTCTTGTATATTTGGCAATACCAGGGCTTGTTATGAAGGCACTTACGGATCCATTAGCATTGTTTTTTAATAGTATTGTCAATTTAAAACCAATTTTCTGGAGTGATTTTGTGTCTATTGTCGTATATATTTTAAGTATTGTATTTTTTAAAGTATTTGTAGACATTAATTTAAATAGTTTTATTTACTGTTTTAATTTGTATTTTTTATGCAAATTATTGTATTTATTTGCGGTGTACACTAAAGTTAAAAACAATTATGATGTTTAG